Proteins from a genomic interval of Zingiber officinale cultivar Zhangliang chromosome 1B, Zo_v1.1, whole genome shotgun sequence:
- the LOC121992752 gene encoding putative disease resistance protein RGA3: protein MDTTGVAIMVGENFASSIIDKLVDFVTSHVSGHWDLLSDVEEKVKQIQDRLPRIQAVIHAAEGRPIRDPALVNWLRQLKEAAYEADDLLDEIEYRQLDDQVQDRGKVSALATLALRFVKNLFVSDDELKRLKNLLGDVDKVYSEIDRKKVELDEDNAKHTKSIGETSSFTQEVVFGRDKERERILEMLLSSGNDADFLNKGAGSSSHASLGVLPIVGIGGVGKTTLAQIIYNDPRVADHFELRKWVYVSNDFNVKRIARELEGKVASDSRPEHISLDAQLTNLSRAIASKRFLFVLDDVWDEDGRKWMELRNAMSHGNRGSTVLITTQSPLVAEVMGTMDQIELKLLEESDYWRLFEHCSFGSGVIDPYLGRKLQSIGRQIAKKLHGLPLSGKVVGSLLHARLEEQYWKMIRESEWWENDFLLENILPSLGLSYQHLSSNVKQCFADTAMFPKGHIFDKEQLVQMWIAQGFVRPGTQRGRMTMEDIGNQIFDELTCRYFFLHTINERYMIHDLIRELAVYISRDECFVIDDEPSKIPPTARHLTVVRTAKLDTLAELSKLHKVRTLVFYRDYHPEDLFSLGENGSRKFYESLEGILKSLKNLRILDLSYMRVELKKLPHATCDLSHLRYLDISGTKIRQLPGSFSKICHLQVLNLKRCWIKKLPEGMNRLIRMRHLHADADTISLVDGIGRLTDLQELDEFRITRKRGHQIGELKELRNIRRRLDIQNLEYVESQEEAMEAKLKDKEYLDYLVLNFKEGKRSQGDIEKDIIEGLEPHCNLKRLMIQHYGGLNSPCWLEKNYLTNLESIHLNWCARWEDLPPLGHLPFLMDISICKLPVRRIGAKFYGDADQVFPSLQELTFHTLNEWEELSESDSRPIFPCLMKMRIENCLKLRRIPVLPLISMKQLDIWNSGDIGNALPDYLLTLTSLTYLELHNCAQRASVSLYNLQFLEYLRLVQCPELNLIGGLQSLANLKDLIIHACPKLFEPVQMPEQPYVEQELRSLCTVWIDDDVLKHVWVILGRTPCIQVLRIHHCNDLSHFNPEHEEWFQQLTSLHFLEFHYCSKLRKLPSSLGTASIKILCIHHCPNIESLPDNGLPFLLRKLEMHGCTKLRDRCRKDDGSDWPLISNIPNIDIDGELIQMK, encoded by the coding sequence ATGGATACGACCGGCGTCGCAATCATGGTCGGAGAAAATTTTGCGAGCTCCATCATCGATAAGCTGGTCGACTTCGTCACGTCCCATGTTTCCGGCCACTGGGATCTACTCTCTGACGTGGAGGAGAAGGTCAAACAGATACAAGATCGACTTCCTCGCATCCAAGCCGTGATCCATGCAGCAGAAGGCAGGCCGATCAGGGACCCAGCCTTGGTCAACTGGCTGCGGCAACTCAAAGAGGCGGCCTACGAAGCGGACGACCTACTGGACGAGATAGAGTACAGACAACTGGATGATCAGGTACAAGACAGGGGGAAGGTCAGTGCTTTAGCCACATTGGCTCTTAGATTTGTCAAGAACCTATTTGTCTCGGATGATGAACTCAAGAGGTTGAAGAATCTGCTGGGGGATGTGGATAAAGTTTACTCTGAAATCGACCGCAAAAAAGTTGAGCTGGATGAGGACAATGCAAAGCACACCAAATCAATAGGGGAGACGAGCTCCTTCACGCAGGAAGTGGTGTTTGGTAGAgataaagagagggaaaggatacttGAGATGTTGTTGAGTTCAGGAAATGATGCTGATTTCCTCAACAAAGGAGCTGGCAGCAGCAGCCATGCGAGTCTTGGTGTGCTTCCAATTGTTGGCATTGGGGGAGTTGGGAAGACAACCCTAGCACAGATTATTTACAATGATCCAAGGGTTGCTGACCATTTTGAGCTCAGAAAGTGGGTTTATGTATCTAATGATTTCAATGTGAAAAGGATTGCAAGAGAGTTGGAAGGTAAAGTGGCTTCCGATTCTCGCCCTGAACATATTAGTTTAGATGCACAGCTAACTAATCTCAGTCGTGCTATTGCAAGTAAAAGATTTTTGTTTGTACTTGATGACGTATGGGATGAAGACGGAAGAAAGTGGATGGAGCTTAGAAATGCCATGTCCCACGGGAACAGAGGAAGCACTGTTCTGATAACAACTCAAAGTCCATTAGTTGCTGAAGTTATGGGAACGATGGACCAAATAGAGTTAAAGCTTTTAGAGGAAAGTGATTATTGGAGGCTCTTTGAGCATTGTTCATTTGGTTCAGGAGTGATTGATCCATATCTAGGAAGAAAGTTGCAATCAATTGGTCGACAAATAGCTAAAAAGCTACATGGTTTACCATTATCAGGGAAGGTGGTAGGAAGCTTGTTACATGCCAGGTTGGAAGAACAGTATTGGAAAATGATTCGAGAAAGTGAATGGTGGGAAAATGATTTTCTCTTGGAAAATATCCTTCCATCTCTAGGGCTGAGTTACCAACACCTCAGCTCGAATGTGAAACAGTGTTTTGCTGATACTGCCATGTTCCCAAAGGGCCACATATTTGATAAAGAACAGCTAGTTCAGATGTGGATAGCTCAAGGTTTTGTCAGACCAGGTACTCAGCGTGGAAGGATGACAATGGAGGATATTGGGAATCAGATTTTTGATGAGCTAACTTGCAGATACTTCTTCCTACATACTATAAATGAAAGATATATGATCCATGATCTGATAAGAGAGTTGGCAGTGTATATTTCAAGGGATGAGTGTTTTGTGATTGATGATGAACCTTCCAAAATTCCACCAACTGCCCGTCACTTGACAGTAGTAAGGACAGCTAAACTTGACACACTGGCAGAATTATCAAAGCTTCATAAAGTGCGAACACTTGTATTCTATCGTGATTATCATCCTGAAGATCTTTTCTCCTTGGGAGAAAATGGTTCTAGAAAATTTTATGAATCACTGGAAGGAATCTTGAAAAGTCTAAAGAATTTAAGAATATTGGATTTATCGTACATGCGTGTAGAACTAAAGAAGCTACCACATGCTACCTGTGATCTTTCACATCTCCGATATTTGGACATTTCCGGCACTAAGATTCGGCAGCTTCCTGGATCATTCTCTAAGATTTGTCATTTGCAAGTGCTGAATTTAAAGCGGTGTTGGATTAAAAAACTACCAGAAGGAATGAATAGGCTTATCAGAATGCGACATTTACATGCTGATGCAGACACAATTTCACTGGTAGATGGGATTGGGAGATTGACTGACCTTCAAGAACTAGATGAATTCCGTATCACCAGGAAGAGAGGGCACCAAATAGGGGAGCTCAAGGAATTACGAAATATTCGAAGGCGATTAGACATACAGAATCTTGAGTATGTTGAATCTCAGGAGGAGGCCATGGAGGCAAAACTAAAGGACAAAGAATACCTCGATTATCTTGTGCTCAACTTCAAAGAAGGTAAAAGGAGCCAAGGAGATATCGAGAAGGATATAATAGAAGGCCTTGAACCTCATTGTAATCTAAAGAGACTTATGATTCAACACTATGGAGGTTTGAATTCCCCATGTTGGTTGGAGAAGAATTATCTTACAAATTTGGAATCAATTCATCTTAATTGGTGTGCCAGGTGGGAAGATCTTCCACCATTGGGCCATCTCCCATTTCTCATGGACATATCTATTTGCAAGCTTCCAGTAAGAAGAATTGGTGCCAAATTTTATGGGGATGCTGATCAGGTCTTCCCTTCACTTCAAGAACTAACATTTCATACCTTGAATGAATGGGAGGAGTTGTCCGAATCAGACAGTAGGCCAATTTTTCCTTGCCTTATGAAAATGAGAATAGAAAATTGCCTCAAGCTAAGAAGAATCCCTGTTCTCCCTTTGATATCAATGAAACAACTTGATATCTGGAATTCTGGTGATATTGGCAATGCCTTACCTGACTATTTGCTAACTTTAACCTCTCTAACATATTTGGAGTTACATAATTGTGCACAAAGAGCATCTGTGTCTCTATACAACCTTCAATTCCTTGAGTACTTAAGACTGGTTCAATGCCCGGAGTTGAACTTAATTGGTGGATTACAGTCTCTTGCAAATCTGAAAGACCTAATTATTCATGCATGCCCAAAGTTATTTGAACCTGTACAGATGCCAGAACAACCTTATGTTGAACAGGAATTGAGATCTCTGTGCACCGTTTGGATTGATGATGATGTTCTCAAACATGTTTGGGTAATACTAGGAAGGACCCCATGTATTCAGGTACTCAGAATCCATCATTGTAATGATCTTTCTCACTTCAACCCTGAGCATGAGGAGTGGTTTCAGCAACTGACTTCCCTACATTTCCTTGAGTTCCACTACTGTTCAAAACTTCGAAAGCTTCCTTCTTCCTTAGGAACTGCCTCCATCAAGATTTTATGCATTCACCATTGCCCAAATATTGAGTCACTGCCAGATAATGGCCTTCCATTCCTGCTTCGAAAATTGGAAATGCACGGATGCACTAAATTGAGAGACCGGTGTAGGAAGGATGATGGGTCAGATTGGCCACTGATTTCAAATATCCCCAACATAGATATTGATGGTGAATTAATACAAATGAAATAA